In Lewinellaceae bacterium, a single window of DNA contains:
- a CDS encoding bi-domain-containing oxidoreductase, giving the protein MKQIIQDLKTGQTLLEELPAPRVQPGMVLIRTHRSLVSLGTERMLVEFGRAGWLAKARQQPEKVRQVLDKVRTDGLAPTVEAVRRKLAEPIPLGYCNAGEVVAVGAGVDNFRVGDRVASNGPHAELVCVPKNLVARIPDGVSYDEAAFTVIGAIGLQGLRLLAPTFGETVVVTGLGLIGLIAAQLLHANGCRVVGLDFDEEKVALAKSWGIQAFNVSGDADPVPLVQQHTNGIGADGVLITASTKSNEVIRQAAQMSRKRGRIVLVGVVGLDLQRADFYEKELTFQVSCSYGPGRYDPGYEEKGQDYPIGFVRWTEQRNFEAVLQAIAAGRLDVKPLITEVVGLEDFEKVYGDMRQSGAIASILKYAATASPDDTSINLLPTLTLSASATSDFPLRTSDFQLGIIGAGNFTGATLLPALKKAGASIKAIASSKGLSGTTLAKKFSIAQSTTDYHAILADPEIDSVILTTRHDAHARQATQALAAGKHVFVEKPLALNHPELEAIREAYLANDKTLTVGFNRRYSPFTEAARELLGEQPGPMHVFATANAGQLPPNHWTQDMETGGGRIIGEACHFIDLITFLTGSLVDSVAMNALGAHPAENTDNASILLRYRNGANGVINYVANGNNAYPKERIEIHYQGKTIVIDNFRRADFFGYNRRRLKGRQDKGHGRQFELWLERLKAGGPALISWEELENTALASFAALESLRGGAWVGVNR; this is encoded by the coding sequence ATGAAGCAAATCATACAAGATTTAAAAACCGGCCAAACCCTCCTCGAAGAATTACCTGCCCCGCGGGTGCAGCCCGGCATGGTCCTCATCCGCACCCACCGCTCTCTTGTCTCCCTGGGCACCGAGCGGATGCTCGTCGAGTTTGGGCGGGCGGGGTGGCTGGCCAAGGCGCGGCAGCAGCCCGAGAAAGTGCGGCAGGTGCTGGACAAGGTGCGCACCGACGGCCTGGCGCCCACGGTAGAGGCCGTGCGCCGCAAGCTGGCCGAGCCCATCCCCCTGGGGTATTGCAACGCCGGAGAGGTGGTGGCCGTCGGCGCCGGGGTGGACAACTTCCGGGTGGGCGACCGCGTCGCGAGCAACGGCCCGCATGCGGAGCTGGTGTGCGTGCCGAAGAACCTGGTGGCCCGCATCCCCGACGGCGTATCCTACGACGAGGCAGCCTTTACCGTCATCGGCGCCATCGGGCTACAGGGCCTGCGGTTGCTGGCGCCCACTTTCGGGGAGACGGTTGTCGTCACCGGGCTGGGCCTGATCGGGCTGATCGCCGCCCAACTGCTGCATGCCAACGGCTGCCGGGTGGTGGGGCTGGATTTTGACGAGGAAAAAGTAGCGCTCGCCAAGAGCTGGGGTATCCAGGCCTTCAACGTTAGCGGGGACGCCGACCCCGTGCCGCTGGTGCAACAACATACCAACGGCATTGGCGCCGACGGCGTGCTGATCACTGCCTCTACCAAGAGCAACGAGGTGATCCGGCAGGCGGCGCAGATGAGCCGCAAGCGGGGGCGCATCGTGCTGGTAGGCGTGGTGGGGCTGGACCTTCAGCGCGCCGATTTTTACGAGAAGGAACTCACCTTCCAGGTCTCCTGCTCCTATGGCCCGGGGCGCTACGACCCAGGCTACGAAGAGAAAGGGCAGGACTACCCCATCGGCTTTGTCCGCTGGACAGAGCAGCGCAATTTCGAGGCCGTCCTACAGGCCATCGCTGCGGGCCGCCTCGACGTGAAGCCGCTGATTACCGAAGTGGTTGGCCTCGAAGATTTCGAAAAAGTATACGGCGATATGCGGCAAAGTGGGGCTATTGCTTCCATCCTGAAATACGCCGCCACCGCCTCTCCGGACGATACCAGTATCAACCTGCTCCCCACCCTGACCCTTTCGGCTTCGGCCACTTCCGACTTCCCGCTTCGCACTTCCGACTTCCAATTGGGCATCATCGGGGCCGGCAACTTCACCGGCGCCACTTTACTGCCGGCACTGAAAAAGGCGGGCGCTTCTATCAAAGCCATCGCCAGCAGCAAGGGATTGTCGGGCACAACCCTGGCTAAAAAATTCAGCATTGCACAGTCCACCACCGACTACCATGCCATCCTGGCCGATCCGGAGATCGACAGCGTGATCTTAACCACGCGCCACGACGCCCATGCCCGGCAGGCAACGCAGGCGTTAGCCGCCGGCAAACACGTTTTTGTAGAAAAACCGCTCGCATTGAACCACCCGGAGTTGGAGGCCATCCGCGAAGCCTACCTGGCCAATGATAAAACCCTCACTGTCGGTTTCAACCGCCGTTACTCCCCTTTCACGGAGGCCGCCCGCGAGCTGCTGGGCGAGCAGCCCGGCCCGATGCACGTTTTCGCTACCGCCAACGCCGGCCAACTCCCCCCTAATCACTGGACACAGGACATGGAAACCGGCGGCGGCCGCATCATCGGCGAGGCCTGCCACTTCATCGACCTGATCACCTTCCTCACCGGCAGCCTGGTGGACAGCGTGGCGATGAACGCCCTGGGCGCCCACCCCGCCGAAAATACCGACAATGCTTCCATTCTGTTGCGCTACCGCAACGGCGCCAACGGGGTGATTAATTATGTGGCCAACGGCAACAATGCCTACCCCAAGGAGCGCATCGAAATCCACTACCAGGGCAAGACCATCGTCATCGACAATTTCCGGCGGGCGGATTTTTTCGGCTACAACCGCCGCCGCCTTAAAGGCCGGCAGGATAAGGGGCATGGGCGGCAGTTTGAGCTGTGGCTGGAGCGCCTGAAGGCCGGCGGGCCGGCGCTGATCTCCTGGGAGGAACTGGAAAATACGGCGCTGGCGAGCTTTGCGGCGCTGGAGAGTCTCCGGGGAGGGGCGTGGGTTGGGGTGAACCGGTGA